The Ideonella dechloratans genome includes a window with the following:
- the cobU gene encoding bifunctional adenosylcobinamide kinase/adenosylcobinamide-phosphate guanylyltransferase: MAEHTLILGGARSGKSAWAERQASAWAAEAPGREVVVVATGEARDEEMRARIAAHQAQRPAGWQTVEAPLALAEALAAADGPQRLLLVDCLTLWLTNLLLADLPPELDLDSVRALQPGPRWQAGRAALLAVLPRLQAPVLLIGNEVGHGIVPLGAVNRLFVDESGRLHQALAAQCARVRFVMAGCVLPLKG; encoded by the coding sequence ATGGCCGAACACACCCTGATCCTGGGCGGCGCCCGTTCCGGCAAGAGTGCCTGGGCCGAGCGCCAGGCCAGCGCCTGGGCCGCCGAGGCGCCGGGCCGCGAGGTGGTGGTCGTCGCCACCGGCGAGGCCCGCGACGAGGAGATGCGGGCCCGCATTGCCGCCCACCAGGCCCAGCGCCCGGCGGGCTGGCAGACGGTGGAGGCGCCGCTGGCGCTGGCCGAGGCCCTGGCCGCGGCGGACGGCCCGCAGCGCCTCTTGCTGGTCGACTGCCTGACCCTGTGGCTCACCAACCTGCTGCTGGCCGATCTGCCGCCGGAGCTGGACCTGGACAGCGTGCGCGCCCTGCAGCCCGGCCCGCGCTGGCAGGCCGGCCGCGCGGCCCTGCTGGCCGTGCTGCCCCGGCTGCAGGCCCCGGTGCTGCTGATCGGCAACGAGGTGGGCCACGGCATCGTGCCGCTGGGGGCGGTCAACCGCCTGTTCGTCGATGAAAGCGGCCGCCTGCACCAGGCCCTGGCCGCGCAGTGCGCCCGGGTGCGTTTCGTGATGGCCGGCTGCGTGCTGCCGCTCAAGGGGTGA
- a CDS encoding (2Fe-2S) ferredoxin domain-containing protein: MSEATNPVPIVPADALPRPRIGAYARHLLVCTGPRCAQEGQSQALFDSLGDKLKAAGLNEGALRVKRSRVSCFAACKGGPILCVQPDGTWYDNVTPETMDRIIDEHLRHGRPVADRVFHQGPGCAATAADDETLGLEGDRAA, translated from the coding sequence ATGAGCGAGGCGACGAACCCCGTGCCCATCGTCCCGGCCGACGCGCTGCCGCGCCCGCGCATCGGTGCGTATGCGCGACATCTGCTGGTGTGCACCGGCCCGCGCTGCGCGCAGGAGGGACAATCGCAGGCCTTGTTCGACAGCCTGGGCGACAAGCTCAAGGCCGCCGGGCTGAACGAAGGTGCCCTGCGGGTCAAGCGCAGCCGGGTGAGTTGCTTTGCCGCGTGCAAGGGCGGCCCCATCCTCTGCGTGCAGCCCGACGGCACCTGGTACGACAACGTGACCCCCGAGACCATGGACCGCATCATCGACGAACACCTGCGCCACGGCCGGCCCGTGGCTGACCGGGTGTTCCACCAGGGACCGGGCTGCGCGGCCACCGCCGCCGACGACGAGACCCTGGGCCTGGAAGGAGACCGCGCGGCGTGA
- a CDS encoding MarR family winged helix-turn-helix transcriptional regulator, with the protein MRKTTHTPAGAALSETVLALFRVTSGLLTAGDRLVADLGLTSARWQVLGTIVAAERPQPVAWLARDMGANRQNVQRITNDLLRDGLVELAPNPHHRRAALVVLTAQGRQAFEQAMALEAPWMNHLAEGIEPADIQAMQRVLAALRGQLDAELSEAAGG; encoded by the coding sequence ATGCGCAAGACCACACACACCCCAGCCGGAGCCGCGCTGAGCGAGACCGTCCTGGCCCTGTTCCGCGTGACCAGTGGCCTGCTCACCGCGGGCGACCGTCTGGTGGCCGATCTGGGCCTGACCAGCGCCCGTTGGCAGGTGCTGGGCACCATCGTGGCCGCAGAGCGCCCGCAGCCGGTGGCCTGGCTGGCACGCGACATGGGGGCGAACCGGCAGAACGTCCAGCGCATCACCAACGATCTGCTGCGCGATGGCCTGGTCGAGCTGGCGCCCAATCCCCATCATCGGCGCGCGGCGTTGGTGGTGCTGACGGCGCAGGGGCGTCAGGCCTTCGAGCAGGCCATGGCGCTGGAAGCGCCCTGGATGAACCACCTGGCCGAGGGCATCGAGCCTGCGGACATCCAGGCCATGCAGCGGGTGCTGGCGGCGTTGCGTGGACAGCTGGACGCCGAGCTGTCAGAGGCTGCCGGTGGCTGA
- a CDS encoding aminotransferase class I/II-fold pyridoxal phosphate-dependent enzyme, protein MSLAPMPWPEHGGPDGGPAILHDFSTNANPLPLPEALVNALAATDRRRYPDPHYGRLCERLAAHHGVPANRVLPTAGSSEAIRRLTLLAQLQGLGEAWVPAPGYGDYAAAAYALGLKVHGWPAPATLLEALDRAHHPALVWLNEPCNPTGVSLPHSFWQSLAEIAWAKGHWLVLDRAYEPLRLEGGDPILPGMAARAWQLWSPNKALGLTGIRAGYVLAPTEAAEGLGQRLRALAPSWVLSAEGEQMLLAWWGEAVQAWLADSRRTLEQWRTMQRHLLGDLGWAQRATVTPFWLARPPLPARLLELRLRQLRSAGLKLRDASSFGLPGWVRVSTQSPDAQAALALVWHDSRWKGEEGEGA, encoded by the coding sequence ATGAGCCTCGCTCCCATGCCCTGGCCCGAGCACGGTGGCCCCGATGGCGGGCCGGCCATCCTGCATGACTTCTCCACCAACGCCAACCCGCTGCCCCTGCCCGAGGCGCTGGTGAACGCCCTGGCTGCCACCGACCGGCGCCGCTACCCCGACCCGCACTACGGCCGTCTGTGCGAGCGGCTGGCGGCACACCATGGTGTGCCGGCCAACCGCGTGCTGCCCACCGCCGGCAGCAGCGAGGCCATCCGCCGCCTGACCCTGCTGGCCCAGCTGCAGGGCCTGGGCGAGGCCTGGGTGCCCGCGCCCGGCTATGGCGACTACGCCGCTGCGGCCTACGCCCTGGGGCTGAAGGTGCATGGCTGGCCGGCGCCGGCCACGCTGCTGGAGGCGCTGGACCGTGCCCACCACCCGGCCCTGGTCTGGCTCAACGAGCCCTGCAATCCCACCGGGGTCAGCCTGCCGCACAGCTTCTGGCAGTCGCTGGCCGAGATCGCCTGGGCCAAGGGCCACTGGCTGGTGCTGGACCGCGCCTACGAGCCGCTGCGGCTGGAGGGCGGCGACCCCATCCTGCCCGGCATGGCCGCGCGGGCCTGGCAGCTGTGGTCGCCCAACAAGGCGCTGGGGTTGACGGGCATCCGCGCCGGCTATGTGCTGGCGCCCACCGAGGCCGCCGAGGGCCTGGGCCAGCGGCTGCGGGCGCTGGCGCCCAGCTGGGTGCTGTCGGCCGAGGGCGAGCAGATGCTGCTGGCCTGGTGGGGCGAGGCGGTGCAGGCCTGGTTGGCTGACAGCCGCCGCACCCTGGAACAATGGCGCACCATGCAACGCCACCTCTTGGGCGACCTGGGCTGGGCCCAGCGCGCCACGGTCACCCCCTTCTGGCTGGCGCGCCCGCCGCTGCCGGCCCGCTTGCTGGAACTGCGCCTGCGCCAGCTGCGCAGCGCCGGCCTCAAGCTGCGCGACGCCAGCTCCTTCGGCCTGCCGGGCTGGGTGCGTGTGTCCACCCAGTCGCCCGACGCCCAGGCCGCGCTGGCCCTGGTCTGGCATGACAGCCGCTGGAAGGGCGAGGAAGGCGAGGGCGCATGA
- a CDS encoding cobalamin-binding protein — MKTLSLCVAGLLAATMVLSGPARASVSAQDDDGRTVTLPAPARRIISLAPHTTELLYAAGAGPRIVATVRYADYPPEAKALPQVGDAHALDLERIVALKPDLIVVWMHGSSARQIERLRALKIPLFHSEAHTLEDVGEGIRRLGVLAGTEDVANAAANTYAKRVTTLRVRYSQRTPLRVFYQVWQQPLLTLNRQHLISDAIRLCGGVNVFAQQTALVPTVSPEAVLAAQPQVLVAASVGGQPDDSLALWAPFKQFEPIARHHVVWLNTDLISRQGPRIVDGAQQLCEGLDKVRADLAAKP, encoded by the coding sequence ATGAAGACGCTGAGTTTGTGCGTTGCCGGCCTGCTGGCCGCCACGATGGTGTTGAGCGGCCCCGCCCGGGCCAGCGTCAGCGCCCAGGACGATGACGGCCGCACCGTGACGCTGCCCGCGCCCGCGCGGCGCATCATCAGCCTGGCGCCGCACACCACCGAGCTGCTCTACGCGGCCGGTGCCGGCCCCCGCATCGTGGCCACCGTGCGCTATGCCGATTACCCGCCCGAGGCCAAGGCCCTGCCGCAGGTGGGCGACGCCCATGCGCTGGACCTGGAACGCATCGTCGCCCTCAAGCCCGACCTGATCGTGGTGTGGATGCACGGCAGCTCGGCGCGGCAGATCGAGCGCCTGCGGGCACTGAAGATCCCGCTCTTTCACAGCGAGGCGCACACCCTGGAAGACGTGGGCGAGGGCATCCGCCGCCTGGGCGTGCTGGCCGGCACCGAGGACGTGGCCAACGCCGCCGCCAACACCTATGCCAAGCGGGTGACGACGCTGCGGGTCCGCTACAGCCAGCGCACCCCGCTCAGGGTCTTCTACCAGGTGTGGCAGCAGCCGCTGCTCACGCTGAACCGGCAACACCTGATCAGCGACGCCATCCGCCTGTGCGGCGGCGTCAATGTGTTTGCCCAGCAGACAGCGTTGGTGCCCACCGTCAGCCCCGAGGCGGTGTTGGCCGCCCAGCCGCAGGTGCTGGTGGCCGCCAGCGTGGGCGGCCAGCCCGACGACAGCCTGGCCCTGTGGGCGCCGTTCAAGCAGTTCGAGCCCATCGCCCGCCACCATGTGGTGTGGCTCAACACCGACCTGATCAGCCGCCAGGGCCCGCGCATCGTGGACGGCGCGCAGCAGCTCTGCGAGGGCCTGGACAAGGTGCGCGCCGACCTGGCCGCCAAGCCATGA
- a CDS encoding AraC family transcriptional regulator, which yields MHDPLSDVVRLLRPRAVMANPITAKGAWAVRYAEYGLPSFCILLAGSCRLSVDGHAPITLQAGDFVLLARTPGFTLSSPGEAPPPIPLDPQAAANTRGGLRYGERRGRPDLRSLGGAFAFDGGDAALLAAMLPGVVHVRGSNRLTQLVRMVGEEAADARPGADYALTRLVELLLIESMRLAATDAAPPGLLRGLADARLARVLSQLHAQVDRPWTSDQLAKLAALSRSAFFERFRRVMGQGPMEYLLAWRMEIAKALLREDRLPVAEVAERVGYGSASAFSLAFRRQVGQAPGRYARSATGSL from the coding sequence ATGCACGATCCCCTGTCCGACGTCGTCCGCCTGCTGCGCCCCCGTGCGGTGATGGCCAACCCCATCACGGCCAAGGGTGCCTGGGCCGTGCGCTATGCGGAGTACGGTCTGCCCAGCTTCTGCATCCTGCTGGCGGGCAGTTGCCGGCTCAGCGTCGACGGCCATGCCCCCATCACCCTGCAAGCCGGGGACTTCGTGCTGCTGGCGCGCACACCGGGGTTCACGCTCTCGAGCCCGGGCGAGGCCCCGCCGCCCATCCCCCTGGACCCGCAGGCCGCCGCCAACACACGGGGCGGCCTGCGCTACGGGGAGCGGCGCGGGCGCCCGGACTTGCGCTCGCTGGGCGGCGCCTTCGCCTTCGATGGTGGCGACGCCGCGCTGCTGGCCGCCATGCTGCCCGGTGTGGTCCATGTGCGGGGCTCGAACCGTCTGACACAGCTGGTGCGCATGGTGGGTGAGGAGGCCGCGGATGCCCGCCCCGGCGCGGACTACGCGCTCACCCGCCTGGTGGAGCTGCTGCTCATCGAATCGATGCGCCTGGCGGCCACCGACGCCGCGCCCCCCGGGCTGTTGCGCGGCCTGGCCGATGCGCGTCTGGCCCGCGTGCTCAGCCAGTTGCACGCCCAGGTCGACAGGCCCTGGACCAGCGACCAGTTGGCAAAGCTGGCAGCCCTGTCCCGCTCCGCCTTCTTCGAGCGTTTTCGGCGCGTGATGGGCCAGGGGCCGATGGAGTACCTGCTGGCCTGGCGCATGGAGATCGCCAAGGCTCTGCTGCGCGAAGACCGCCTGCCCGTGGCCGAGGTGGCCGAGCGCGTCGGCTACGGCTCCGCCAGTGCCTTCAGCCTGGCCTTCCGCCGGCAGGTGGGTCAGGCGCCGGGGCGTTACGCCCGGTCAGCCACCGGCAGCCTCTGA
- a CDS encoding histidine phosphatase family protein, giving the protein MALILVRHTRVDLPAGTCYGQADVPLLQPHDPPFDGVGQRLRALLERIGAGVRLGPVVCSPLSRARLLAQHLATDHGQAVAVDPRWMELHFGAWEGRRWDDIPRVESDPWAADTHHRAPPGGETQNALIARVQAALAALHAPASQPGQAVLVVAHAGPLRVALGAAQGWVASADPQQAPVSLDFGGLTWLDPLPGGGWALRALNA; this is encoded by the coding sequence ATGGCCCTGATCCTCGTTCGCCACACCCGCGTGGACCTGCCGGCCGGCACCTGCTACGGCCAGGCCGATGTGCCGTTGCTGCAGCCGCACGACCCGCCCTTCGACGGCGTGGGCCAGCGCCTGCGCGCGCTGCTGGAACGCATCGGGGCGGGCGTCCGGCTGGGCCCGGTGGTGTGCAGCCCGCTGAGCCGCGCCCGCCTGCTGGCCCAGCACCTGGCGACGGACCACGGCCAGGCCGTGGCCGTGGACCCGCGCTGGATGGAGCTGCATTTCGGGGCCTGGGAGGGCCGGCGCTGGGACGACATCCCTCGTGTGGAGAGCGACCCCTGGGCGGCGGACACCCACCACCGCGCCCCGCCCGGCGGCGAGACGCAGAACGCCCTGATCGCGCGCGTGCAGGCCGCCCTGGCCGCGCTGCACGCCCCCGCCAGCCAGCCCGGCCAGGCGGTGCTGGTGGTGGCCCATGCCGGGCCCTTGCGCGTGGCGCTGGGCGCGGCCCAGGGCTGGGTGGCCTCGGCCGATCCGCAGCAGGCGCCGGTGTCCCTGGACTTCGGCGGCCTGACCTGGCTGGACCCGCTGCCCGGTGGCGGCTGGGCGCTGCGCGCCCTCAATGCATGA
- a CDS encoding SDR family oxidoreductase, translated as MKTVLITGCSSGYGLETARHFHALGWSVIATMRQPRDDSFLPVSDRLRVLPLDVTRSESIAHALEVAGPIDVLVNNAGIGLFGAFEATPMATVREVFETNTFGTMAMCQAVIPQFRARGAGTLINVTSSAVLAPMPLVAAYTASKTAIEGFSASLALELAPLGVRVKLVQPGYGPTTRFAANGQGRIQGLITEPYAAYAHSVFAQFQGAALTTQPADVAEAIWWATQDETGQLRCPAGPDAMALATRAAGG; from the coding sequence ATGAAAACCGTGCTGATCACTGGCTGCTCGTCCGGCTATGGGCTGGAGACGGCCCGCCACTTCCACGCCCTGGGCTGGTCGGTCATCGCGACGATGCGCCAGCCCCGTGACGACAGCTTTCTTCCCGTGTCGGACCGACTGCGTGTGCTGCCGCTGGATGTGACCCGTTCGGAGAGCATTGCCCATGCGCTGGAGGTGGCCGGTCCCATCGATGTGCTGGTGAACAACGCCGGGATCGGCCTGTTCGGCGCCTTCGAGGCCACGCCGATGGCCACGGTGAGGGAGGTCTTCGAGACCAACACCTTCGGCACGATGGCGATGTGCCAGGCGGTCATTCCGCAGTTCCGGGCCCGCGGGGCCGGCACGCTCATCAACGTCACCTCCAGCGCCGTGCTGGCACCCATGCCCCTGGTGGCGGCCTATACCGCCAGCAAGACGGCCATCGAGGGCTTCAGCGCGTCGCTGGCGCTGGAGCTGGCACCGTTGGGCGTGCGGGTGAAGCTGGTGCAGCCTGGCTACGGACCCACGACCCGATTTGCGGCCAATGGACAAGGGCGTATACAGGGGCTCATCACCGAGCCCTATGCCGCTTATGCGCACAGCGTCTTCGCCCAGTTCCAGGGCGCTGCACTGACCACCCAGCCGGCCGATGTGGCCGAAGCCATCTGGTGGGCGACGCAGGATGAGACGGGTCAGTTGCGCTGCCCTGCGGGGCCCGACGCGATGGCCTTGGCGACTCGGGCTGCGGGAGGCTGA
- a CDS encoding adenosylcobinamide-GDP ribazoletransferase, producing MNSTAPGPETPRQEGALRGELRLFFTALQFFTRVPVPAWVGWSAAQLNASARHFPSVGWVVGTVVGAVLWGANQLWTPGVAAWLAIAAGVLLTGAFHEDGLADSCDGFGGGWQRDQVLAIMKDSRVGSYATLGVVITLGLKAQLLSLLAERAWGLWPVLGVTIAAHTLSRWGVLWIMARLDYVREDALSKSKPIAQGVARGPLVFASIVALLPAALLGLPGLSAAVSAGLVAWFAIRYLRRRLGGYVGDALGATQQITELVVLLSLLSVTPAVEHLSRWP from the coding sequence ATGAACAGCACCGCACCGGGGCCCGAGACCCCGCGCCAGGAGGGCGCTTTGCGAGGCGAGTTGCGCCTGTTCTTCACCGCGCTGCAGTTCTTCACCCGCGTGCCGGTGCCCGCCTGGGTGGGCTGGTCGGCCGCGCAGCTCAATGCCTCGGCCCGGCACTTTCCCAGCGTGGGCTGGGTGGTGGGCACGGTGGTGGGCGCGGTGCTGTGGGGGGCCAACCAGCTGTGGACGCCCGGCGTGGCGGCCTGGCTGGCCATCGCCGCAGGCGTGCTGCTGACCGGTGCCTTCCACGAGGACGGTCTGGCCGACAGCTGCGACGGCTTTGGCGGGGGCTGGCAGCGCGACCAGGTGCTGGCCATCATGAAGGATTCGCGCGTGGGCAGCTACGCCACCCTGGGCGTGGTCATCACCCTGGGCCTGAAGGCGCAGCTGCTGAGCCTGCTGGCCGAGCGGGCCTGGGGCCTGTGGCCGGTGCTGGGCGTGACCATCGCCGCCCACACCCTGAGCCGCTGGGGCGTGCTGTGGATCATGGCGCGGCTGGACTATGTGCGCGAGGACGCGCTGTCCAAGTCCAAGCCCATCGCGCAGGGCGTGGCCCGCGGGCCGCTGGTCTTCGCCTCCATCGTGGCCCTGCTGCCGGCCGCGCTGCTGGGCCTGCCGGGCCTGTCGGCCGCGGTGTCGGCCGGCCTGGTGGCCTGGTTTGCCATCCGCTACCTGCGCCGGCGCCTGGGCGGTTATGTGGGCGACGCGCTGGGCGCCACCCAGCAGATCACCGAGCTGGTGGTGCTGCTGTCGCTGCTGTCCGTGACGCCGGCGGTGGAACACCTGAGCCGCTGGCCCTGA
- a CDS encoding cobyric acid synthase: MTARPWRDIPSRALMVQGTTSDAGKSTLVAGLARWLVRQGARVAPFKPQNMALNSAVTVDGGEIGRAQALQALAARVPPTTDMNPVLLKPSSDTGAQIIIHGRVRSDMDARAYHQYKPIAFEAVRESFERLRAAHDLVLVEGAGSPAEVNLRDRDIANMGFALPYRVPVLLVADIDRGGVFAHLTGTLACLSPEEQALVRGFVINRFRGDVSLLTPGLDWLRQRTDKPTLAVLPYLHGLHLDAEDAVDAQQAAAAHGPRLVVAVPVFPRISNHTDFDALRAHPQVDLRFVGPGQALPACDLIVLPGSKNTLADLRWLREQGHEAAIARHLRYGGKLIGICGGFQMLGRALHDPLGREGPAGSQAAGLGLLDMTTTLAADKQLRRVQGRLAPLPGASDGPAHVEGYEIHLGISQGTALQQPAAWLQPVGEEGVAPRPDGALSPDGQVLGSYVHGLFDDPRAQAALLRWAGLRDAAAVDLAALREASLDRLADVLEEHLDADTLWRLAAGSPRSG, translated from the coding sequence ATGACGGCCCGGCCCTGGCGCGACATCCCCAGCCGGGCGCTGATGGTGCAGGGCACCACCTCGGACGCCGGCAAGAGCACGCTGGTGGCCGGCCTGGCCCGCTGGCTGGTGCGCCAGGGCGCCCGGGTGGCGCCCTTCAAGCCGCAGAACATGGCCCTGAACAGCGCGGTGACGGTGGACGGCGGCGAGATCGGCCGCGCCCAGGCCCTGCAGGCCCTGGCCGCCCGCGTGCCGCCCACCACCGACATGAACCCGGTGCTGCTCAAGCCCAGCAGCGACACCGGCGCGCAAATCATCATCCACGGCCGGGTGCGCAGTGACATGGATGCGCGGGCCTACCACCAGTACAAGCCCATCGCCTTCGAGGCGGTGCGCGAGAGCTTCGAGCGCCTGCGCGCCGCGCACGACCTGGTGCTGGTGGAAGGCGCCGGCAGCCCGGCCGAGGTGAACTTGCGCGACCGCGACATCGCCAACATGGGCTTTGCGCTGCCCTACCGGGTGCCGGTGCTGCTGGTGGCCGACATCGACCGCGGCGGCGTCTTCGCCCACCTGACCGGCACCCTGGCCTGCCTGTCGCCCGAAGAGCAGGCCCTGGTGCGCGGCTTCGTCATCAACCGCTTCCGCGGCGATGTGAGCCTGCTCACGCCTGGCCTGGACTGGCTGCGGCAGCGCACGGACAAGCCCACGCTGGCGGTGCTGCCTTATTTGCACGGCCTGCACCTGGACGCCGAGGACGCGGTGGACGCCCAGCAGGCCGCCGCCGCCCATGGCCCGCGCCTGGTGGTGGCGGTGCCGGTGTTTCCGCGCATCAGCAACCACACCGATTTCGACGCGCTGCGCGCCCACCCGCAGGTGGACCTGCGCTTCGTCGGCCCGGGCCAGGCGCTGCCGGCCTGCGATCTGATCGTCCTGCCCGGCAGCAAGAACACCCTGGCCGACCTGCGCTGGCTGCGCGAGCAGGGCCACGAGGCGGCCATCGCCCGTCACCTGCGCTACGGCGGCAAGCTCATCGGCATCTGCGGCGGCTTCCAGATGCTGGGCCGCGCGCTGCACGACCCGCTGGGCCGGGAAGGCCCCGCCGGCAGCCAGGCGGCCGGCCTGGGCCTGCTGGACATGACGACCACGCTGGCGGCCGACAAGCAGCTGCGGCGGGTGCAGGGGCGGTTGGCGCCCCTGCCCGGGGCAAGCGATGGGCCCGCGCATGTGGAAGGCTACGAGATCCACCTGGGCATCAGCCAGGGCACGGCGTTGCAGCAGCCCGCGGCCTGGCTGCAGCCGGTGGGTGAAGAGGGCGTCGCCCCGCGCCCCGATGGCGCGCTGAGCCCCGACGGCCAGGTGCTGGGCAGCTATGTGCACGGCCTGTTCGACGACCCGCGGGCGCAGGCCGCGCTGCTGCGCTGGGCCGGCCTGCGCGACGCCGCCGCGGTGGACCTGGCCGCGCTGCGCGAAGCCAGCCTGGACCGGCTGGCCGATGTGCTGGAGGAACACCTGGACGCCGACACCTTGTGGCGCTTGGCCGCGGGGTCCCCGCGCTCAGGCTGA
- the cbiB gene encoding adenosylcobinamide-phosphate synthase CbiB, whose product MIGLDLSWPAAAVAVLVALAWDRVLGEPPARWHPVVAMGRALGAVGPRLWPLAPRRAVVAGALAWGLGAVAVAGVYGLLQAGLLSSAWLGTGPWRSLAQGLLLGVLLKPLLAWRMLRDEVGAVQAALDRSLAEGRQRLSWLVSRPVDRLSADEVRESALETLAENLSDSVVAPLFWFAVAGLPGAALYRFANTADAMWGYRDHREWGGKWAARADDVLNWPPARLTALALCAAAGRWPGASALRGQARRTASPNSGWPMGALALLLGRRLGKPGVYVLNEGHPVPAAADVPRALRWCGRVVGALAAMAALVGLAWLWGGALSLGGGRA is encoded by the coding sequence GTGATCGGACTGGATCTCTCCTGGCCAGCGGCCGCCGTGGCGGTGCTGGTCGCCCTGGCCTGGGACCGGGTGCTGGGCGAGCCCCCGGCGCGTTGGCACCCGGTGGTGGCCATGGGCCGGGCCCTGGGTGCCGTCGGCCCCCGGCTGTGGCCGCTGGCACCGCGCCGGGCGGTCGTGGCGGGCGCGCTGGCCTGGGGGCTGGGCGCTGTGGCTGTGGCGGGGGTGTATGGCCTCTTGCAGGCCGGCCTGCTGTCGTCCGCCTGGCTGGGGACCGGGCCCTGGCGCTCCCTGGCCCAGGGCCTGCTGCTGGGCGTGCTGCTCAAGCCTCTGCTGGCCTGGCGCATGCTGCGCGACGAGGTGGGTGCGGTGCAGGCTGCGCTGGACCGCTCGCTGGCCGAAGGGCGCCAGCGCCTGTCCTGGCTGGTGAGCCGGCCGGTGGACCGGCTGAGTGCCGACGAGGTGCGCGAGAGCGCACTGGAGACCCTGGCCGAGAACCTCAGCGACTCGGTGGTGGCGCCGCTGTTCTGGTTTGCCGTGGCCGGCCTGCCGGGCGCGGCTCTCTACCGTTTTGCCAACACCGCCGACGCGATGTGGGGCTACCGTGACCACCGCGAGTGGGGCGGCAAGTGGGCCGCCCGCGCGGACGATGTGCTGAACTGGCCGCCCGCCCGCCTGACGGCGCTGGCCCTGTGCGCGGCGGCCGGCCGCTGGCCGGGCGCGTCTGCACTGCGCGGCCAGGCCCGGCGCACCGCCTCGCCCAACAGCGGCTGGCCCATGGGCGCGCTGGCCCTGCTGCTGGGCCGGCGCCTGGGCAAGCCGGGCGTCTATGTGCTGAACGAGGGCCATCCCGTGCCGGCGGCGGCCGATGTGCCGCGGGCGCTGCGCTGGTGTGGCCGCGTGGTGGGCGCCCTGGCCGCCATGGCCGCCCTGGTAGGCCTGGCCTGGCTGTGGGGCGGGGCGTTGTCGCTGGGCGGGGGGCGCGCATGA